Proteins from a single region of Belliella baltica DSM 15883:
- a CDS encoding pyridoxine 5'-phosphate synthase, whose translation MTKLSVNINKIATLRNARGANNPNVVQVALDAERFGAQGITVHPRPDERHIRYQDVLDLSKVVTTEFNIEGYPDRRFMDLIKLVKPAQATLVPDPPEAITSNSGWDTIKHLDYLKDIVAELHSYGTRVSIFINPETKYFEPAKETGTDRVELYTEPYAVNFPKDKQAAIKPYVEVSELARQLGLGLNAGHDLDLHNLKFLKEQIPYLDEVSIGHALVCDALYYGLENTIQMYRRQLEV comes from the coding sequence ATGACCAAGTTAAGTGTAAATATTAACAAAATCGCCACCTTAAGAAACGCTCGTGGAGCAAATAACCCAAATGTTGTCCAAGTAGCTTTGGATGCAGAGCGATTTGGTGCTCAGGGGATTACTGTTCATCCAAGACCTGACGAAAGACATATTCGTTACCAAGATGTCCTTGACTTGAGCAAAGTGGTGACTACAGAATTCAACATAGAAGGTTACCCAGACAGAAGATTTATGGATTTGATCAAACTGGTCAAGCCTGCACAAGCTACCTTGGTTCCTGATCCACCAGAGGCGATCACCTCCAATTCAGGTTGGGATACCATCAAGCATTTGGATTATTTGAAAGATATTGTTGCAGAATTGCATTCCTACGGAACGAGAGTATCCATTTTCATCAATCCGGAAACCAAATATTTTGAACCTGCCAAAGAGACGGGGACAGATAGAGTGGAGCTTTACACTGAGCCATATGCCGTGAATTTCCCGAAGGACAAACAAGCTGCCATCAAACCTTATGTGGAGGTGTCCGAGCTTGCGAGACAACTCGGACTGGGTCTCAATGCAGGTCATGATTTAGATTTGCACAATCTCAAATTCCTCAAAGAACAGATTCCTTATCTTGATGAAGTTTCCATTGGTCATGCTTTGGTTTGCGATGCTTTGTACTATGGTTTGGAAAATACTATTCAGATGTACAGGAGGCAGTTGGAGGTTTAA
- a CDS encoding vWA domain-containing protein yields the protein MKGFRFTKYIPPQDPEKNNFENLLNIFLQLVTMTGGDAAEALSWLTNLDKQYNLTTPQYGIGDFIEDLKSKGYLTEENQKGEFKITGKAEQSIRKSALEEIFGKLKKSKGGQHKTTHSGTGDEKGTDRRPYTFGDNLNQIALTDSLRNAQVNHGFSGDYLLTEDDLEVVENEVRTQTSTVLMIDISHSMILYGEDRITPAKKVAMALAELIKTRYPKDTLDIIVFGNDAWQIEIKDLPYLQVGPYHTNTVAGLELAMDLLRRRKNPNKQIFMITDGKPTCLKVGIKYYKNSFGIDSKILSETLKLAAQCRKLKIPVTTFMIASDPYLKEFVKEFTKVNNGNAYYSSLKGLGDLIFEDYKRNRTKRF from the coding sequence ATGAAAGGATTCAGATTTACAAAATATATACCCCCACAAGATCCAGAAAAAAACAATTTTGAAAATTTGCTCAATATTTTTCTGCAATTGGTGACGATGACAGGCGGTGATGCAGCAGAAGCCTTGAGTTGGTTGACCAATTTGGATAAGCAATACAACCTCACTACGCCACAATATGGTATTGGAGATTTTATTGAAGACCTGAAGTCTAAGGGCTATTTGACAGAAGAAAATCAAAAAGGTGAATTTAAAATCACTGGCAAAGCTGAGCAATCAATCAGAAAATCAGCTTTGGAGGAAATTTTCGGCAAATTGAAAAAGTCGAAAGGTGGACAGCATAAAACTACCCACTCCGGAACAGGAGATGAAAAAGGAACTGACAGAAGACCTTATACTTTCGGAGATAATTTAAATCAGATAGCTTTGACGGATTCTTTGAGAAATGCCCAAGTGAATCATGGTTTTTCTGGAGATTACTTGTTGACTGAGGATGATTTGGAAGTAGTGGAAAATGAAGTCAGAACGCAGACTTCCACTGTTTTGATGATCGACATTTCCCATTCCATGATTCTCTATGGTGAAGACAGAATCACGCCTGCGAAAAAAGTGGCTATGGCCCTTGCCGAACTAATCAAAACCCGCTATCCAAAAGACACGCTCGATATCATTGTGTTTGGGAATGATGCTTGGCAAATAGAAATCAAGGATTTACCTTATTTGCAAGTTGGCCCGTATCACACCAATACCGTCGCTGGATTAGAACTTGCCATGGATTTGCTTCGAAGAAGAAAGAATCCAAATAAGCAAATATTCATGATCACAGATGGTAAACCCACCTGTCTAAAAGTCGGCATCAAATATTATAAAAATAGCTTTGGAATCGACAGCAAGATATTGAGTGAAACGCTCAAGTTAGCTGCGCAATGCCGAAAGCTAAAAATCCCCGTGACAACATTTATGATTGCTTCAGATCCTTATCTGAAGGAGTTTGTCAAAGAATTTACCAAAGTCAACAATGGAAATGCCTATTACAGTAGCTTGAAAGGGCTCGGAGATTTGATTTTTGAAGATTATAAGCGTAACAGAACTAAAAGATTTTAA
- a CDS encoding alpha/beta fold hydrolase — translation MKLNFRKTGSGEPMIILHGLFGSADNWFSIAKELEKDFTLYLVDQRNHGDSPHSDEWNYKVMAEDINELMEEEGIEKAFFMGHSMGGKTVMNFALRYPEKVMKLIVADIAPRHYPVHHQTILEGLSSVNLSEIRSRKEADEQLAKFVPEPGIRQFLLKSLGRNGEGDFIWKINLSVIIDKIENVGEALDYKNSFDKPTLFMGGENSNYIQDKDKADIDRYFPNSHLIYIKNAGHWLHAEQPQAVIDTVKAFLK, via the coding sequence ATGAAACTTAATTTTAGAAAAACAGGCTCAGGAGAGCCAATGATAATATTGCACGGACTTTTTGGATCTGCGGATAACTGGTTTTCAATAGCCAAAGAACTTGAGAAAGATTTCACCTTATATCTCGTCGATCAGAGAAATCATGGAGATTCTCCACACAGTGACGAGTGGAATTATAAGGTCATGGCAGAAGACATCAATGAATTGATGGAAGAAGAGGGGATAGAAAAAGCCTTTTTTATGGGGCACTCCATGGGAGGGAAAACAGTAATGAATTTTGCTTTAAGATATCCAGAAAAAGTAATGAAGTTGATTGTGGCTGATATTGCACCAAGGCATTATCCTGTGCATCATCAAACAATTTTAGAAGGCTTATCTTCTGTCAATTTATCAGAAATCAGATCTAGAAAAGAAGCAGACGAGCAATTGGCAAAGTTTGTTCCCGAACCAGGAATCCGACAGTTTTTGCTCAAAAGTTTGGGGAGAAATGGCGAAGGAGACTTTATTTGGAAGATCAATTTGTCTGTCATCATCGACAAGATAGAAAATGTTGGAGAAGCTTTAGATTACAAGAACAGCTTCGATAAACCAACATTGTTCATGGGTGGGGAAAATTCCAACTATATCCAAGACAAAGACAAGGCTGATATTGACCGATACTTCCCAAACAGTCATCTGATTTATATCAAAAATGCTGGACATTGGCTTCATGCCGAGCAGCCTCAAGCCGTGATTGACACGGTAAAGGCTTTTCTCAAGTGA
- a CDS encoding GatB/YqeY domain-containing protein — translation MSLKQSVESEIKKAMLAKDKDRLRALRAIKSLIMLEETKGGASESLSEEDELKLLTKAAKQRRDSADIYQQQNREDLLAVELAELEIISEFLPKQLSEEELEAELKKIIAESGAEGLKDMGKVMGLATKALAGKADGKAISMKVKSLLA, via the coding sequence ATGAGTTTAAAGCAAAGTGTAGAAAGTGAAATTAAAAAAGCCATGTTGGCTAAAGACAAAGACAGGTTACGTGCTTTGAGAGCGATCAAATCATTGATCATGTTGGAAGAAACCAAAGGAGGAGCTTCTGAGAGTTTATCTGAAGAGGATGAATTGAAGCTGCTTACCAAGGCTGCGAAACAGCGAAGAGATTCAGCTGATATTTATCAACAACAAAATAGAGAAGATCTTTTGGCAGTGGAATTGGCAGAATTAGAAATTATTTCTGAGTTTTTGCCAAAGCAATTATCTGAAGAGGAATTGGAAGCTGAGTTGAAGAAAATCATCGCCGAATCCGGTGCAGAAGGTCTCAAAGATATGGGTAAAGTGATGGGACTCGCTACCAAAGCATTGGCAGGAAAAGCTGATGGGAAAGCCATCTCCATGAAGGTAAAATCATTGTTAGCATAA
- a CDS encoding trimeric intracellular cation channel family protein: MDLQYPLELAGTFVFAISGALAVKDREHDLFGAGFTGFVTAIGGGTLRDLLLDSNPLVWIGDVQFVYAIFAGIICAFLFQKFLLKLRKTMFLFDTLGIGFFTVLGVEKALSLGVSVEIAAIMGMFSAVMGGVLRDTLTNEIPILFRKEIYASACLAGAILYLVLNYFGLERDYNLLISMSVVISIRMIAVKYKLSLPSLD; this comes from the coding sequence ATGGATTTACAATACCCTTTAGAATTAGCTGGTACATTTGTTTTTGCGATCTCAGGAGCTTTAGCAGTCAAAGACCGGGAGCATGATCTTTTTGGGGCAGGATTTACAGGTTTTGTAACGGCCATTGGTGGAGGTACGCTTCGTGACCTTTTGTTAGATAGCAATCCATTGGTTTGGATTGGGGATGTTCAGTTTGTTTATGCGATTTTTGCAGGAATTATTTGTGCCTTTTTATTTCAGAAGTTCTTGTTGAAGCTTCGCAAAACCATGTTTCTATTTGATACCCTGGGAATCGGTTTTTTTACGGTTTTAGGTGTAGAAAAAGCATTGAGTCTAGGAGTAAGTGTAGAAATTGCTGCCATCATGGGCATGTTTTCGGCTGTCATGGGCGGTGTACTGCGGGATACCTTGACCAATGAAATCCCGATCTTATTCAGAAAAGAAATTTACGCATCCGCTTGTTTGGCAGGTGCAATTTTGTATCTGGTGTTGAATTATTTTGGGCTAGAGCGCGATTATAATCTGCTTATCTCTATGTCTGTGGTGATATCCATTCGAATGATCGCCGTGAAGTACAAATTGAGTTTGCCGAGTTTGGATTGA
- a CDS encoding Kazal-type serine protease inhibitor family protein: MKNWIAVFLLSGSALLLAFQCEEINPNEVVNCIDESKIRTDAACYMIYDPVCGCDNKTYGNDCIAINAGVTSYTKGACE; encoded by the coding sequence ATGAAAAATTGGATCGCAGTTTTTTTATTAAGTGGCTCAGCTCTTTTGTTAGCATTTCAATGTGAGGAAATAAATCCAAATGAAGTTGTGAACTGCATTGATGAGTCAAAAATCCGTACAGATGCAGCTTGTTATATGATTTATGACCCAGTATGTGGTTGTGATAATAAGACTTATGGGAATGATTGCATCGCAATCAATGCTGGCGTCACCTCTTACACCAAAGGTGCTTGTGAATAA
- a CDS encoding CvpA family protein, which yields MATLDIIIFIILAIGAYSGYRQGLFIGIISIVAFFVAIVLAFHLMDWGAEVLAAKIENLTFMLPFVAFLIIFLIVIISIRGLAFLVKKTMDLTILGSLDNVAGSVLGILKTGFILSLLLWVANSFEFKVSEEWIAESKVYPIIQPIAPFVITLVDAYTPIINQAVSTIQELVNTAKNAPLN from the coding sequence TTGGCCACTTTAGATATCATCATTTTCATAATTTTAGCCATCGGAGCTTACAGCGGCTATCGACAAGGATTATTTATTGGAATCATATCTATAGTGGCTTTTTTTGTTGCCATCGTATTGGCCTTTCATCTGATGGATTGGGGAGCAGAGGTATTGGCTGCGAAAATCGAAAACCTCACTTTTATGTTGCCTTTTGTAGCATTTCTGATCATATTTTTGATTGTCATCATCAGCATTCGTGGTTTGGCTTTTTTGGTGAAGAAAACGATGGATTTAACCATTTTAGGTTCTTTAGACAATGTCGCAGGGTCTGTTTTGGGGATTTTGAAGACCGGGTTTATATTAAGTCTTTTGCTTTGGGTAGCCAATTCATTTGAATTTAAGGTTTCAGAAGAATGGATTGCGGAGTCGAAAGTTTATCCGATCATTCAACCCATTGCTCCATTTGTCATCACCCTCGTGGATGCTTACACTCCTATCATCAACCAAGCGGTTTCCACCATCCAAGAGCTTGTAAATACTGCCAAGAATGCTCCTCTTAATTGA